One genomic region from Rattus norvegicus strain BN/NHsdMcwi chromosome 10, GRCr8, whole genome shotgun sequence encodes:
- the Ten1 gene encoding CST complex subunit TEN1, translating to MLPKPGTYYFPWEISDGQVPEGSTLRTFGRLYLYDMAHSRVTLTAPQKPDQCQLLVCTKLVEPFKAHVNFLYMVLGELERIEGGALVLKARLLTCVEGMDLSLLEKAILEQRLHLQKRQQPIGDASTLQAPPPAPQPLPSDSLHLEPESREQEPLPQTLDCPESPPKLAIGAHACNPSAGEGEARGGGV from the exons ATGCTGCCCAAACCTGGGACCTATTACTTCCCCTGGGAGATCAGTGATGGCCAAGTCCCTGAAGGAAGCACACTGCGGACATTTGGCAG GTTGTATCTCTATGACATGGCTCACTCCCGCGTGACCCTGACAGCACCACAGAAACCCGATCAGTGTCAGCTGCTTGTCTGCACCAAATTGGTGGAGCCCTTTAAGGCGCATGTGAACTTCCTGTACATGGTTCTCGGGGAGCTGGAGCGTATAGAGG GTGGAGCTTTGGTGTTGAAGGCCCGACTTCTCACCTGTGTGGAGGGGATGGATCTGTCCTTGTTAGAAAAAGCCATCTTGGAGCAGAGGCTCCACCTACAGAAGAGGCAGCAGCCAATAGGAGACGCCAGCACCTTGCAAGCCCCTCCACCTGCTCCTCAACCTCTTCCCAGTGACAGCCTTCATCTGGAACCAGAGAGCAGGGAGCAGGAGCCCCTTCCCCAAACTCTGGACTGTCCAGAAAGCCCACCCAAGCTGGCCATAGGGGcccatgcctgcaatcccagtgcaggggagggagaggcCAGAGGGGgcggagtttaa